In Necator americanus strain Aroian chromosome IV, whole genome shotgun sequence, the following proteins share a genomic window:
- a CDS encoding hypothetical protein (NECATOR_CHRIV.G14073.T2) — MLLCRRLSAVSRLRYSSLPHSQAGNVANSKSHEGDVDPIAAYTMFGNIRKPKRSPFHYTDRKSGTGYSDFSTTIYHNRPYIWPPLRKLFNVNFAIIACGLILISLDFEWVMKQIKIIGTRIKPEASQINSETSDENDDSGDLSRNSEESKKVEKPKRKKIGFRERRIIEYEDRIRLYSTPDKIFRYFATLKLSITVIDKNDESGRTFEVFMTPEDFLRSFTPGVMQPRKYGLDSYKIYQPDKHRHKFSDTKSIFYKLGENGLISFSDYLFLMTLLSTSPNDFALAFKIFDINGDGALDKEEFHKVQHLIMSQTTVGQRHRDHITPNSSFRVESNSALEHYFFGRDGTKTLSADKFLEFQKCLYNDILRMEFERRDALDGVDGLISEESFAQLLLMHAQIADKRQKVMLKRVKRKFKESHTGISFEETRAFFQFLYHIEDVDMALHFHRMAGLAIDAELLKRVARKVTHVELTDHVVDVVITLFDDNMDGKLSNNEMVAVMRRRMRRGLERPRDTGLFRLLDALTVCGKRAYHASPLPFY, encoded by the exons ATGCTACTATGTAGACGACTATCAGCAGTTAGTCGCTTACGCTACAGTTCTCTGCCTCACTCTCAGGCTGGAAATGTAGCCAATAGTAAATCTCACGAAGGCGATGTCGATCCCATTGCTGCGTACACGATGTTTGGGAACATTCGGAAACCAAAACGAAGCCCTTTCCACTATACAGACAG aaaaagcgGCACGGGCTACTCAGatttttctacgacaatttaTCATAATCGTCCATATATTTGGCCACCTCTTCGTAAATTGTTCAACGTAAATTTTGCGATCATAGCATGCGGACTGATCCTAATATCGCTAGATTTTGAATG GGTCATGAAGCAGATCAAAATAATCGGAACTAGAATAAAACCAGAAGCATCGCAGATCAATAGTGAGACATCTGATGAGAACGATGACTCAGGAGACTTG AGCAGGAACAGTGAAGAGtcaaaaaaggtggaaaaaccaaaacgaaagaaaataggATTTCGCGAGCGAAGAATCATTGAGTACGAAGATCGCATTCGACTCTACTCCACTCCAGACAAGATTTTCAGATATTTCGCCACACTTAAGTTATCTATCACT GTCATTGATAAAAACGACGAATCAGGGCGAACATTTGAGGTGTTCATGACGCCAGAAGACTTTTTGAGATCATTCACACCTGGAGTAATGCAGCCGAGGAAATATGGCTTGGACAGCTACAAAATCTATCAACCAGAT AAACACAGGCACAAATTTTCGGATACAAAAagcattttctacaaattgGGTGAAAATGGGCTGATCAGCTTCAGTGACTACCTATTTCTGATGACTCTGTTGTCAA CTTCGCCAAACGACTTCGCCCTtgcctttaaaattttcgACATAAATGGAGATGGAGCCCTTGATAAGGAGGAGTTTCACAAGGTCCAG CACCTCATCATGTCACAAACTACCGTAGGACAACGCCATCGCGATCACATCACACCAAATTCATCATTCCGCGTCGAATCAAACTCTGCCCTTGAGCATTACTTTTTTGGTAGAGACGGTACAAAGACCCTATCAGCTGACAAGTTCCTCGAATTCCAG AAGTGCCTATACAACGACATTTTGCGTATGGAATTTGAGAGAAGAGATGCGTTAGACGGTGTCGATGGTCTCATTTCTGAGGAAAGCTTTGCACAATTACTACTGATGCATGCGCAAATAGCTGATAAAAGACAAAAAGTGATGCTCAAACGTGTAAAGAGAAAGTTCAAAGAGAGTCACACAGGAATTTCATTCGAAGAG ACACGCGCGTTCTTCCAATTTCTTTACCACATAGAAGATGTCGACATGGCATTACACTTCCATCGCATGGCAGGTCTTGCTATAGACGCAGAGTTACTAAAAAG GGTAGCTCGGAAAGTGACACACGTAGAGCTCACTGATCACGTGGTAGACGTCGTAATCACCCTATTTGACGACAACATG GATGGAAAGCTTTCGAACAATGAAATGGTGGCAGTGATGCGGCGAAGAATGCGTCGTGGATTGGAACGACCACGCGATACGGGCCTTTTCCGATTGCTTGATGCGTTGACAGTTTGTGGTAAACGTGCATACCATGCTAGTCCTCTACCATTTTACTAG
- a CDS encoding hypothetical protein (NECATOR_CHRIV.G14073.T1) translates to MLLCRRLSAVSRLRYSSLPHSQAGNVANSKSHEGDVDPIAAYTMFGNIRKPKRSPFHYTDRKSGTGYSDFSTTIYHNRPYIWPPLRKLFNVNFAIIACGLILISLDFEWVMKQIKIIGTRIKPEASQINSETSDENDDSGDLVIDKNDESGRTFEVFMTPEDFLRSFTPGVMQPRKYGLDSYKIYQPDKHRHKFSDTKSIFYKLGENGLISFSDYLFLMTLLSTSPNDFALAFKIFDINGDGALDKEEFHKVQHLIMSQTTVGQRHRDHITPNSSFRVESNSALEHYFFGRDGTKTLSADKFLEFQKCLYNDILRMEFERRDALDGVDGLISEESFAQLLLMHAQIADKRQKVMLKRVKRKFKESHTGISFEETRAFFQFLYHIEDVDMALHFHRMAGLAIDAELLKRVARKVTHVELTDHVVDVVITLFDDNMDGKLSNNEMVAVMRRRMRRGLERPRDTGLFRLLDALTVCGKRAYHASPLPFY, encoded by the exons ATGCTACTATGTAGACGACTATCAGCAGTTAGTCGCTTACGCTACAGTTCTCTGCCTCACTCTCAGGCTGGAAATGTAGCCAATAGTAAATCTCACGAAGGCGATGTCGATCCCATTGCTGCGTACACGATGTTTGGGAACATTCGGAAACCAAAACGAAGCCCTTTCCACTATACAGACAG aaaaagcgGCACGGGCTACTCAGatttttctacgacaatttaTCATAATCGTCCATATATTTGGCCACCTCTTCGTAAATTGTTCAACGTAAATTTTGCGATCATAGCATGCGGACTGATCCTAATATCGCTAGATTTTGAATG GGTCATGAAGCAGATCAAAATAATCGGAACTAGAATAAAACCAGAAGCATCGCAGATCAATAGTGAGACATCTGATGAGAACGATGACTCAGGAGACTTG GTCATTGATAAAAACGACGAATCAGGGCGAACATTTGAGGTGTTCATGACGCCAGAAGACTTTTTGAGATCATTCACACCTGGAGTAATGCAGCCGAGGAAATATGGCTTGGACAGCTACAAAATCTATCAACCAGAT AAACACAGGCACAAATTTTCGGATACAAAAagcattttctacaaattgGGTGAAAATGGGCTGATCAGCTTCAGTGACTACCTATTTCTGATGACTCTGTTGTCAA CTTCGCCAAACGACTTCGCCCTtgcctttaaaattttcgACATAAATGGAGATGGAGCCCTTGATAAGGAGGAGTTTCACAAGGTCCAG CACCTCATCATGTCACAAACTACCGTAGGACAACGCCATCGCGATCACATCACACCAAATTCATCATTCCGCGTCGAATCAAACTCTGCCCTTGAGCATTACTTTTTTGGTAGAGACGGTACAAAGACCCTATCAGCTGACAAGTTCCTCGAATTCCAG AAGTGCCTATACAACGACATTTTGCGTATGGAATTTGAGAGAAGAGATGCGTTAGACGGTGTCGATGGTCTCATTTCTGAGGAAAGCTTTGCACAATTACTACTGATGCATGCGCAAATAGCTGATAAAAGACAAAAAGTGATGCTCAAACGTGTAAAGAGAAAGTTCAAAGAGAGTCACACAGGAATTTCATTCGAAGAG ACACGCGCGTTCTTCCAATTTCTTTACCACATAGAAGATGTCGACATGGCATTACACTTCCATCGCATGGCAGGTCTTGCTATAGACGCAGAGTTACTAAAAAG GGTAGCTCGGAAAGTGACACACGTAGAGCTCACTGATCACGTGGTAGACGTCGTAATCACCCTATTTGACGACAACATG GATGGAAAGCTTTCGAACAATGAAATGGTGGCAGTGATGCGGCGAAGAATGCGTCGTGGATTGGAACGACCACGCGATACGGGCCTTTTCCGATTGCTTGATGCGTTGACAGTTTGTGGTAAACGTGCATACCATGCTAGTCCTCTACCATTTTACTAG